The Petrotoga mobilis SJ95 genomic sequence GAATTCCCCTCCCTCCGCTCTCTGAACAAAAAAAGATTGCCTATGTCCTCTCTTCAGTACAAGAGGCAAAGGAGAAGACTGAGGATGTTATAAAAGCAACAAAAGAACTCAAAAAGTCTATGATGAATCACCTGTTTACTTATGGGCCTGTAAGTTTGGAAGAAGTTGAAAAAGTACCACTTAAAGAAACGGAGATCGGATTGGTGCCTGAAGAGTGGGAAGTTAAAAACTTTGGGGAAATAGTTGAAATTAGAAAAGAAATTATCGACCCTTCAAACGGGAATTATATTTATGTTGGATTAGAGCACATTGAATCGGGAAATATAAAGCTTCGAAAAACTGGTCTAAGTAAGGGAGTAAAAAGCGCAAAGTATAAAATCTATCCAAATGATATCCTTTATGCAAAATTGAGGCCTTATTTAGACAAAGGTATTCTGGTGGAACAAGAGGGTATTTGCTCAACAGATCTTCTTGTATTTAAAGCAAAAGAAAATGTATATGCAAGTTTCATAGCGTATTTAGAACATACAAATTATTTTAGAGAATATGCAATTAAAACAATGACCGGAGTGAATCACCCAAGAACTTCTTGGCGTGCGCTTAGTCAACTTACCATTCCACTCCCTCCCCTCTCTGAACAAAAAAAGATCGCTTCAATTCTCTCAGCGATCGATCAAAAAATTGAGGCGGAAGAGAGCAAGAAAAAAGCCCTTGAAGATCTCTTTAAATCGCTTTTACATAATCTTATGACCGCAAAAATAAGGGTAAATCATTTGGAGAATGTTTTCGATGAATAAAAAATAATTTTTTCTTACTTTTGCCAAAAGCAAAGAGAAAATATTATTAATTTAGTGGAGAAAAAAGTGAGAAAGTGGTGGTGTAGCTATGGGCTTGGGAGATGAAAAATATTCTGCTCAGGATCCAATTATAAAATACGTACAAGAAGAATCTGCTGAATATGGATCATCAGAAGGAAGCAAGGTTTTTCTGAACCTTGGTTGGGAATACGTCAAACCTGATGAAGCCTTGAGGCTAAAAGGTGGAGAAAAAGGCTTAATATTCAAAGATGTATTTATAAAGCAACTTCAAAAACTCAATCCTGGGTTTATGGACCATCTTTCAGCAGAAAAAATATTAAAAGATCTTGAAAGGATTCCACCCAATATACAAGGTAATTTGATAATCTGGGAATTTTTAAAAGGACTTAAAACTATATTTGTACCCAATGAAAAAAGAGAAAGAAACGTAACTTTTTTAGATACCT encodes the following:
- a CDS encoding restriction endonuclease subunit S; this translates as MELDLYQKEEYKETELGLLPKDWEVVRLGEVSELQQGKTPKRDDYEDYKGYRIIKVKDYENENKISNIIKGDRSFVKTDFGERCRIKEGDSLILSAAHSSNIVGQKIGYVKEIPSQKTFFVAELIRVRPKKNIIPYFCFLSLILMSSRNQIREEVKGGHLYPKNLGKIRIPLPPLSEQKKIAYVLSSVQEAKEKTEDVIKATKELKKSMMNHLFTYGPVSLEEVEKVPLKETEIGLVPEEWEVKNFGEIVEIRKEIIDPSNGNYIYVGLEHIESGNIKLRKTGLSKGVKSAKYKIYPNDILYAKLRPYLDKGILVEQEGICSTDLLVFKAKENVYASFIAYLEHTNYFREYAIKTMTGVNHPRTSWRALSQLTIPLPPLSEQKKIASILSAIDQKIEAEESKKKALEDLFKSLLHNLMTAKIRVNHLENVFDE